In one Lolium rigidum isolate FL_2022 chromosome 3, APGP_CSIRO_Lrig_0.1, whole genome shotgun sequence genomic region, the following are encoded:
- the LOC124700711 gene encoding uncharacterized protein LOC124700711, producing the protein MAGGSLSSSSWAPSPAAVMALVALLGLGLAGYIVGPPLYWHVAEALGRSTGACPACLCDCDALPLLSLPEDCAKQFKGVSGRASSEETEKSFTEQLIEELKQREEEATEAQQEADVKLLEAKKLASQYQKEADKCSSGMNTCEEAREKSADSLLGQKKLTALWEERARELGWKPGNVKTHQNL; encoded by the exons ATGGCCGGCGGGTCCCTGTCGTCTTCTTCGTGGGCCCCGAGCCCCGCGGCGGTGATGGCGCTGGTGGCGCTGCTCGGGCTCGGCCTCGCCGGCTACAtcgtcggcccgccgctctactGGCACGTCGCCGAGGCGCTCGGCCGCTCCACGGGGGCCTGCCCCGCCTGCCTCTGCGACTGCGACGCGCTCCCGCTGCTCTCGCTGCCAGAAG ACTGCGCCAAACAATTCAAAGGGGTTAGTGGTCGCGCTTCTTCTGAAGAAACAGAGAAGAGCTTCACAGAGCAACTGATAGAAGAACTGAAGCAGAGAGAGGAGGAAGCAACTGAAGCTCAGCAAGAAGCTGATGTGAAATTGCTTGAGGCCAAAAAACTAGCTTCTCAGTATCAAAAGGAGGCTGACAAATGCAGCTCAGGAATGAATACATGTGAAGAAGCTAGGGAAAAGTCAGCAGACTCACTGCTCGGTCAAAAGAAATTGACTGCTCTGTGGGAGGAAAGGGCTCGGGAGCTAGGATGGAAACCTGGGAATGTCAAAACACACCAGAATCTGTAA